From one Methanotorris formicicus Mc-S-70 genomic stretch:
- a CDS encoding winged helix-turn-helix transcriptional regulator, with the protein MKRETKCEKAHLTSVVSKYTKEIEGIIEKGCNIDLDDIAVELKNIHPYLSTILSKWTPEIIYALYIKEKMSFNNFKRIFNISSRVLSDKLKNLEENGIIERLVTNDNPPRVYYKLTEFGKELALSLVPVLIVIKNKSDSYED; encoded by the coding sequence ATGAAAAGAGAAACTAAGTGTGAAAAAGCTCACTTAACAAGTGTTGTTTCAAAATACACAAAAGAAATTGAGGGTATTATAGAAAAAGGATGTAATATTGACTTAGATGATATTGCAGTTGAGCTTAAAAATATCCACCCCTATCTCTCAACAATCCTATCAAAATGGACTCCTGAAATTATTTATGCCCTATATATTAAAGAAAAAATGAGTTTTAACAATTTTAAGAGGATTTTTAATATCTCCTCAAGGGTTTTATCTGATAAATTAAAAAATCTTGAGGAAAATGGAATTATCGAAAGACTTGTAACCAATGATAATCCACCACGTGTTTATTATAAATTAACTGAATTTGGAAAGGAATTGGCTTTATCTTTAGTTCCAGTTTTAATTGTTATTAAGAATAAAAGTGATAGTTATGAAGATTGA
- a CDS encoding ATP-binding protein: MKISICGKGGCGKSSITTLLAKEFAKKGYDVLVIDGDESNLSLHKLLGMDFPKDFIEYLGGRKEFMKKLREKMEGKDVELFEEEIFINSLPKEYLVENGNIKLLAVGKIHDFGEGCACPMGALLREFLKSLKLKDKEVVIVDTEAGIEHFGRGVEGGCDAIIAIIDPTYESIRLSKKIEEIGEKLGKKVYFIVNKVDDETKDLILENINKDKVIAVIPNNKEIMRCGLKGEELNAEIPEIKGIVDALIE; encoded by the coding sequence ATGAAAATCTCTATCTGTGGAAAGGGAGGTTGTGGAAAAAGTTCTATAACAACATTATTGGCAAAGGAGTTTGCTAAAAAAGGATATGATGTTTTAGTTATCGATGGAGATGAATCAAACTTAAGTTTGCATAAATTACTGGGCATGGATTTTCCAAAGGATTTTATAGAGTATCTTGGTGGAAGAAAGGAGTTTATGAAAAAATTGAGAGAAAAGATGGAAGGTAAAGATGTTGAGTTGTTTGAGGAGGAAATATTTATTAATTCTCTTCCAAAAGAGTATTTAGTGGAGAATGGAAACATCAAACTTTTAGCAGTTGGAAAAATTCATGATTTTGGAGAGGGTTGTGCATGTCCTATGGGTGCTTTGCTGAGGGAATTTTTAAAATCTCTAAAACTAAAGGATAAAGAGGTTGTTATCGTCGATACAGAGGCAGGAATAGAGCATTTTGGTAGGGGTGTTGAGGGGGGTTGTGATGCTATTATAGCAATTATAGACCCAACCTATGAATCAATAAGATTATCTAAGAAGATAGAGGAGATTGGAGAGAAATTGGGTAAGAAGGTTTATTTCATAGTCAATAAGGTAGATGATGAGACAAAGGATTTAATCCTTGAAAATATTAATAAAGATAAAGTTATTGCAGTTATTCCAAATAATAAGGAGATTATGAGATGTGGGTTGAAGGGAGAGGAATTGAATGCCGAAATTCCTGAAATTAAAGGGATTGTAGATGCTTTAATTGAATAA
- a CDS encoding U32 family peptidase, whose product MVELLSPVRDLACLTTAIKNGADAVYCGLKDLNMRITAKNFDRDELKEGIKFVHDNNKKLYLCTNTVIYENDLKKLAEIFDFANGVEVDAVIVSDLGAMQLAKEYGLNVHASVQCNITNSLAAKFYSKFAKRVILSRELTLNQIREIRENLRKDNINLELEGFVHGALCVAISGRCFLSSYLFDRHANCGDCLQPCRRKWKLINEHADGTYEVICEGKYLLSPKDLCMIEHIPQLMEVLDCFKIEGRAKNADYVMRVTKIYREAIDSVFDGTYKEKLPYFKKELEKIYNRGYDTGFYFRDIDKSHDFQYEKEGNISKYKKIEIGKVVNYYKKVGVAEIKLINDLKVGDTILIIGKTTGCIEETVKSMQIDHKNVEIGRKGESVGVKLNHVVRENDKVFILREYTTEKY is encoded by the coding sequence ATGGTTGAACTCTTATCACCCGTAAGGGACTTGGCATGTTTAACAACTGCAATAAAGAATGGAGCAGATGCAGTATATTGTGGATTGAAAGATTTGAATATGAGAATAACTGCTAAGAACTTTGATAGGGATGAGTTAAAAGAAGGAATTAAATTTGTACATGACAACAATAAAAAACTCTACTTATGTACAAATACGGTAATCTATGAGAATGATTTAAAGAAATTGGCGGAGATTTTTGATTTTGCAAATGGTGTTGAGGTTGATGCTGTAATCGTTAGTGACTTAGGAGCGATGCAATTAGCAAAAGAATATGGCTTAAATGTTCATGCAAGCGTTCAATGCAATATAACAAATTCATTAGCAGCAAAGTTTTACTCAAAATTTGCAAAGAGAGTTATTTTATCAAGAGAACTCACATTAAACCAAATTAGGGAAATTAGGGAAAATTTAAGGAAGGATAATATTAATTTGGAGTTGGAAGGATTTGTCCATGGTGCTTTGTGTGTTGCAATAAGTGGAAGATGCTTTTTAAGTTCCTATCTATTTGATAGGCATGCAAATTGCGGAGATTGTTTGCAACCATGTAGGAGAAAGTGGAAACTCATAAATGAGCATGCCGATGGAACCTACGAGGTTATTTGTGAGGGAAAATATCTCTTATCTCCAAAGGACTTGTGTATGATTGAACACATTCCTCAACTCATGGAGGTCTTAGATTGCTTTAAGATTGAAGGGAGGGCAAAGAACGCAGATTATGTTATGAGGGTAACAAAGATTTATAGGGAGGCAATAGATTCTGTTTTTGATGGAACATACAAAGAAAAACTACCTTATTTTAAAAAAGAACTTGAAAAGATATATAATAGAGGTTACGATACTGGATTCTATTTCAGAGATATTGATAAATCTCACGACTTCCAATATGAAAAAGAGGGGAATATTTCCAAATACAAAAAAATTGAGATTGGAAAGGTTGTAAATTACTATAAGAAGGTTGGGGTTGCAGAGATTAAACTTATAAACGACTTAAAAGTTGGAGATACAATCTTAATCATTGGTAAAACCACAGGTTGCATAGAAGAAACTGTAAAATCAATGCAGATAGACCATAAAAATGTTGAAATTGGTAGAAAAGGTGAAAGTGTTGGGGTTAAGTTAAACCATGTTGTGAGGGAAAATGATAAGGTTTTTATTCTAAGAGAATATACAACAGAAAAATATTAA
- a CDS encoding TIGR00341 family protein → MRYMKIMVPEKFLNTVEEIIKKNNAYSISIIKPLKSSIENGIIITCNAEAKDAEKIVLELKKLGLGEKGYGSITIMPANITFSCREEGLASTSLSELELYYKAKSMVKITRNVLIKVVLASIMGTIGLIEHNIPTLIGAMIIAPLVDTVMGSAIGTLLGDRELFIEGMKKELLCSGIVTACAFVTGLFYISENLVLEYLSETSIVLSAVVAIIAGISGGMSIASGKEYEIIGVTIDVSILIPALLMGMALATMNLNLIYTTFILLILNIVLLDIGGYIGLRYKMKH, encoded by the coding sequence ATGAGGTATATGAAGATTATGGTACCTGAGAAATTCTTAAATACTGTTGAAGAGATTATAAAAAAGAACAATGCTTACTCAATTTCAATAATAAAACCTTTAAAATCATCAATTGAAAATGGGATAATAATAACATGCAATGCAGAAGCAAAAGATGCTGAGAAGATAGTTTTAGAGTTAAAAAAGTTAGGTTTAGGGGAAAAAGGATATGGAAGTATCACAATAATGCCGGCAAATATTACCTTTTCATGTAGGGAAGAGGGTTTAGCATCAACGAGTTTATCTGAATTGGAGTTGTATTATAAAGCAAAATCTATGGTAAAGATAACAAGAAATGTCTTAATTAAAGTTGTCTTAGCAAGTATAATGGGAACTATTGGATTAATTGAACACAATATCCCAACATTAATTGGAGCAATGATTATTGCTCCTTTAGTAGATACGGTTATGGGTAGTGCCATAGGAACACTTTTGGGAGATAGGGAACTCTTTATTGAAGGGATGAAAAAGGAACTTCTATGCTCAGGAATTGTTACTGCATGTGCATTTGTTACAGGATTGTTTTATATTTCTGAGAATTTGGTTTTAGAATACCTTTCAGAAACTTCGATAGTGTTGAGTGCAGTGGTTGCCATCATTGCAGGAATCTCTGGGGGAATGAGTATTGCAAGTGGAAAGGAGTATGAGATAATAGGAGTTACAATTGACGTTTCAATATTAATTCCTGCATTGTTAATGGGAATGGCACTTGCTACGATGAATTTGAATTTGATATATACAACATTCATATTGTTGATATTGAATATTGTTTTATTGGATATTGGAGGTTACATTGGATTGAGATATAAGATGAAACATTAA
- the tgtA gene encoding tRNA guanosine(15) transglycosylase TgtA, whose protein sequence is MFEIKDRDAMGRIGKLKINNHKIETPTIMPVVHPNPKRQIVPIELIKKLTDVIITNSYITYSTPKLKKIAEEKGIHELVGFDKVVVTDSGSFQLSVYGDIDVEPLEIVEFQEKIGVDVGTMLDIPTPPDVERERAEKELGETLRRARASIELKKEKNFKLLLNGTIQGSTYLDLRRKSAEEMGKLDFDIYPIGAVVPLMEEYRYKEVAEIIINTKMCLPTNKPVHLFGCGHPMAFALAVALGCDLFDSAAYALYAKEGRYLTERGTLHLENLKDLDRFPCSCPVCSTYKPKEIYKMDKKERTRLLAEHNLYVTFEEISRIKNAIKEGSLWELVEERCRCHPKLLDALRVVRKYMDFIEKFDPVTKKSAFFYSGYESLFRPEVLRHKKRLSRIRFDKIYITTVSKKVEKPYSDNVNIMHSDVDVLVIDDVFGLVPLYIDTFYPLAQNEIPELFEFEKEHNKPYVKEFIEKHKDKILDINTYNYYINYYNSEANKNKINPDAFRIKKMLQYQYGCDIVDDELINKIIVKRSKTTGRIRYVMLNDKTLFSIRSYDNLLIPTEEGAKLLHKKIPYPKYRVVVNKEVEEFAREGKSVYAKFVVDCDEELRPYEEVLVVNEDDELLAFGTTLLNGKELMEFNYGIAVDVRKGIKKEG, encoded by the coding sequence ATGTTTGAGATAAAAGATAGAGATGCAATGGGAAGGATTGGAAAATTAAAAATAAACAACCATAAAATAGAAACACCAACAATAATGCCAGTAGTTCACCCAAATCCAAAAAGACAGATAGTGCCAATTGAGTTAATAAAAAAATTAACGGATGTTATAATAACAAACTCATACATAACTTATTCAACACCAAAATTAAAAAAGATAGCGGAAGAGAAGGGGATTCATGAGTTGGTTGGATTTGATAAGGTTGTGGTTACAGATAGCGGTTCTTTTCAGTTGAGTGTTTATGGGGATATTGATGTTGAACCATTGGAGATTGTAGAGTTCCAAGAAAAGATAGGGGTTGATGTTGGAACCATGTTAGATATCCCAACACCACCTGATGTTGAAAGGGAGAGAGCAGAGAAAGAGTTGGGGGAGACATTGAGAAGGGCAAGGGCATCAATTGAACTAAAAAAAGAGAAAAACTTTAAGTTGTTGTTAAATGGGACTATTCAGGGCTCTACCTACTTAGATTTGAGGAGAAAAAGTGCAGAGGAAATGGGAAAATTAGATTTTGATATTTACCCAATAGGGGCTGTTGTTCCACTGATGGAGGAGTATAGATACAAAGAAGTTGCAGAGATTATAATAAATACAAAAATGTGCCTCCCTACAAATAAACCAGTTCATTTATTTGGTTGTGGACATCCTATGGCATTTGCTTTGGCAGTTGCGTTGGGATGTGATTTGTTTGATTCTGCTGCCTATGCATTGTATGCAAAGGAGGGGAGGTATTTAACTGAGAGAGGAACTCTGCATTTAGAAAATTTAAAGGATTTGGATAGATTCCCATGCTCATGCCCAGTTTGCTCCACATACAAACCAAAAGAGATTTACAAAATGGATAAAAAGGAAAGAACAAGATTATTGGCAGAGCATAACTTATATGTAACCTTTGAGGAAATAAGTAGGATAAAAAATGCCATAAAAGAGGGAAGTTTGTGGGAATTAGTTGAGGAGAGATGCAGATGCCATCCAAAGTTGTTAGATGCGTTGAGGGTCGTTAGGAAGTACATGGACTTTATTGAAAAATTCGACCCTGTGACAAAAAAATCTGCCTTTTTCTACAGTGGATATGAGAGTTTATTTAGACCTGAGGTTTTGAGGCATAAAAAGAGGTTATCAAGAATAAGGTTTGACAAAATTTACATAACGACAGTATCAAAGAAAGTTGAAAAGCCATATAGTGATAATGTAAATATCATGCACTCTGATGTGGATGTTTTGGTTATTGATGATGTCTTTGGATTGGTGCCATTGTATATAGATACTTTCTACCCTTTGGCACAAAATGAGATTCCAGAGTTGTTTGAATTTGAAAAAGAGCATAACAAACCTTATGTAAAAGAATTTATTGAGAAACATAAGGATAAGATTTTAGATATCAACACATACAACTACTACATCAACTACTACAACTCAGAGGCAAATAAAAATAAGATAAATCCTGATGCATTTAGGATTAAGAAAATGCTTCAATACCAATATGGTTGTGATATTGTTGATGATGAATTGATAAATAAAATAATCGTAAAAAGAAGTAAAACCACTGGAAGAATTAGATACGTTATGCTAAATGACAAAACATTATTCTCAATTAGATCCTATGATAATCTTCTCATACCAACAGAAGAAGGGGCAAAGTTACTGCATAAAAAGATACCATATCCAAAATATAGGGTTGTTGTAAATAAAGAGGTTGAAGAATTTGCAAGGGAAGGAAAATCTGTCTATGCAAAGTTCGTTGTTGATTGTGATGAGGAGTTGAGACCTTATGAGGAGGTTTTGGTGGTTAATGAAGATGATGAGTTGTTGGCATTTGGAACAACATTATTAAATGGAAAGGAACTTATGGAATTTAATTATGGTATTGCTGTTGATGTAAGGAAAGGTATCAAAAAGGAGGGATAA
- a CDS encoding MJ0936 family phosphodiesterase: MKIGIMSDTHDYLPNIRKAIEIFNEGGVDLVVHCGDFVSLFVIKEFKNLRAKVIATYGNNDGERCKLKEWLKEVNEKNIIDDYVSFEVDGLKFFVMHGTNKEVLDAVIASKKYDVVIYGHTHEKVFDEKDGVLIINPGECCGYLTKKATIGIFDTKTKEYEEIEL; encoded by the coding sequence ATGAAGATTGGTATTATGTCAGATACACACGACTATTTACCAAACATAAGAAAGGCAATAGAGATTTTTAATGAAGGGGGTGTGGATTTGGTTGTTCATTGTGGGGATTTTGTCTCATTGTTTGTTATAAAGGAATTTAAGAATTTGAGGGCAAAGGTTATAGCAACCTATGGAAACAACGATGGGGAGAGATGCAAATTAAAAGAATGGTTAAAAGAGGTTAATGAGAAGAATATTATTGATGACTATGTTTCCTTTGAAGTTGATGGATTAAAGTTCTTTGTTATGCATGGAACAAACAAAGAGGTTTTGGATGCAGTTATTGCCTCAAAGAAGTATGATGTTGTTATATATGGACACACTCATGAGAAGGTATTTGATGAAAAGGATGGGGTCTTAATAATAAATCCAGGAGAATGTTGTGGTTATTTAACTAAAAAAGCAACTATTGGAATTTTTGACACAAAAACAAAAGAATATGAGGAAATTGAGTTGTAG
- a CDS encoding KEOPS complex subunit Pcc1 yields the protein MKVRFNMNIPTEEEICKSLEVDNTNEGIIIKVECKQNNMDVYIETHTIGSLKNALDDLFANFSVGEDVLKIAKDE from the coding sequence ATGAAAGTTAGATTTAATATGAATATTCCTACAGAAGAAGAAATCTGCAAGAGTTTGGAGGTGGATAATACCAACGAAGGCATTATAATAAAAGTAGAATGCAAACAAAATAACATGGATGTTTATATTGAAACACATACAATTGGCTCATTAAAAAATGCGTTGGATGATTTATTTGCTAACTTTAGTGTGGGAGAGGATGTTTTAAAAATTGCTAAAGATGAGTAA